A genomic window from Purpureocillium takamizusanense chromosome 2, complete sequence includes:
- a CDS encoding uncharacterized protein (COG:F~COG:H~TransMembrane:7 (o29-46i53-74o101-120i141-161o255-280i301-322o342-365i)~EggNog:ENOG503NZI1) yields MILLSWDPKYESRIPNTIPADTGMTSAQFVAYVIFCVISLPFLWIRPHRLQPFFYVAATVTFIFFLVLLIWALATMGPTGFGSTLSSERTIPLTGGPNSTAWLMVYGVMSTVGSIAAGILNQNDYARLAKRPRDAIWGQAIAYPLYCNYAAVLGILVVAATQHRFDGEAIWNPPTLFVRLLEKDPSSGTRAAVFFAGLALVVSQLGSSIPGNALAGGIDLASTFPKYINIRRGAYITALISPAVNPWRLVNTATIFLTVLSSYGIFLAPMTGMMTANYLIVCRRKFKVDDLYRGDRSSIYWYTWGVNWRAPVAWIVGVIPPLPGFVSQVNTSVTVTDAAIELYYLNYVYGYLSSMLVYTLLHWAFPAKALDEFVREPTSAATLQQHYRDRWDSEAMEAAALASSGEGISGKDTGRMVAAAI; encoded by the exons ATGATCCTGCTTTCGTGGGATCCCAAGTACGAATCGCGCATACCCAACACGATCCCTGCTGATACCGGGATGACCTCTGCGCAATTTGTCGCCTACGTCATCTTTTGTGTCATCAGCCTGCCATTTCTCTGGATCCGGCCGCACAGGCTCCAGCCGTTCTTTTATGTCGCGGCGACGGTAACCTTCATCTTCTTCCTGGTTTTGCTAATATGGGCACTGGCCACCATGGGACCAACGGGCTTCGGCAGCACCCTCAGCTCGGAGCGCACCATCCCTCTGACCGGCGGACCCAACAGCACTGCTTGGTTGATGGTGTACGGCGTCATGTCCACAGTTGGATCCATCGCGGCCGGCATTCTCAACCAAAACGACTACGCTCGTCTGGCGAAGCGGCCCCGGGATGCCATATGGGGTCAGGCGATCGCGTATCCGCTGTATTGCAACTATGCTGCTGTGCTTGGCATCTTGGTCGTTGCGGCGACCCAGCATCGCTTCGATGGTGAGGCCATCTGGAACCCACCCACACTCTTTGTGCGACTCCTGGAAAAAGACCCGAGCTCAGGAACCCGCGCCGCTGTCTTctttgccggcctcgcgctcgtTGTTTCGCAGCTGGGAAGCAGCATACCGGGCAATGCGCTGGCGGGTGGCATTGACCTCGCGTCCACGTTTCCCAAGTACATCAATATCCGCAGGGGCGCGTATATCACGGCCCTGATCAGCCCCGCAGTTAATCCCTGGCGGTTGGTCAACACGGCCACCATATTCTTGACTGTCCTGTCGAGTTACGGCATCTTTCTTGCGCCAATGACGGGCATGATGACTGCAAACTACCTCATCGTCTGCAGGCGCAAGTTCAAAGTGGATGACCTGTACCGCGGAGACAGGAGCAGCATATACTGGTACACGTGGGGGGTGAACTGGCGGGCGCCTGTTGCG TGGATTGTCGGTGTAATTCCACCGCTTCCCGGCTTTGTCTCACAAGTCAACACATCGGTCACTGTTACAGACGCGGCCATAGAACTGTACTATCTCAACTACGTATACGGCTATCTCTCAAGCATGCTGGTCTATACGCTTCTGCATTGGGCATTCCCAGCCAAGGCGCTGGATGAGTTCGTGCGCGAGCCCACGTCAGCGGCAACGCTCCAGCAACACTACCGGGACCGCTGGGACTCAGAGGCCATGGAAGCGGCCGCCCTTGCCAGCTCCGGTGAAGGAATATCAGGCAAAGACACGGGAaggatggtggcggcggcgatttgA
- a CDS encoding uncharacterized protein (TransMembrane:1 (o666-683i)~EggNog:ENOG503NYBU~COG:B), which translates to MNGAPPAAGGGDAGRPGHEANNTTSSDSAASAATAAHARSRKFIIQSTFGNPRERRSRKNRPCDACRRRKTACVITLEPPCVFCDSRGIPCESTTVAGFGDGPPQPPQERGATNAPAQPPQRKPLEGSAAAHKLPLPGVRRESNDLLTPSTGHESPAGSASSPYGMSMVIDQPAHTPSYRDPSALIHQNLVYHSSPSTVNSDPHRAAETASVVSVTSPEAAQQTHTLEDIPGRCAYFMGPTSEQDGFLLDAFRYGILGEKYNLDANIAQVHPGSALRDDQPVHFLFLEIEHPDHVNRARQDASDSIEAKVWPYGENLIRLYFRHVHPIFPIVSKVRFLRRYQADKKSIPACLRGAIYALASVFWSYDGALRGTPASFQQYELVDYAHQALRREIENPNLFVLQACLLLIHVTPPTIDSMEAPTTWTFAAQATACAQMIGLHLEPSQWNINATEKHLRRKLWWATFYSDCWSSICFGNPPHIACTSYNTAPLTMEDVRCDEDVPEDLQYLVEQPDASFEVSAGARFMQMIHIARLLRTVLDSSFQVNTSARTINDTLDAQSELITVQAKLRDWTSLIPSCLVVQKDERVRSHVTSYNCPLHLSFYAAQVLLYRALMHPPTRQAKTTPGSNLRRWFPEALLAFEAFVEFLSCVNKADLFGFWGRHARSQLILCGNFLVFLFMLASERRDIERAYRLLESFHGTMHALWDVDHVQINTLLRAATIRIDSFFAQAAEIMRSGGDGNISAAQPNH; encoded by the exons ATGAATGGcgcccctcccgccgcggggggcggtgatgccggccgccccggccacgaagccaacaacaccacctcctccgactcggccgcctctgccgccaccgcggcccaTGCGCGCTCTCGCAAATTCATCATACAGAGCACCTTTGGCAACCCCAGGGAGCGAAGGAGCCGCAAGAACCGCCCCTGCGATGCCTGTCGCAGACGCAAGACAGCTTGTGTCATCACCTTGGAGCCGCCCT GTGTGTTCTGCGATAGTAGGGGCATCCCATGTGAATCGACAACTGTGGCAGGCTTCGGGGACGGCCCTCCCCAACCGCCCCAGGAAAGAGGTGCTACCAATGCACCTGCACAGCCTCCGCAGAGGAAGCCTCTTGAAGgttcggcggcagcgcacAAGCTACCCTTGCCAGGCGTTCGCAGGGAATCCAATGACCTCCTCACCCCCAGTACTGGGCACGAAAGCCCGGCAGGCTCTGCCTCTTCGCCGTACGGGATGAGCATGGTGATAGACCAGCCCGCTCATACACCATCGTACCGGGATCCTTCTGCTTTAATCCACCAGAACCTGGTTTACCACTCAAGCCCGTCGACAGTGAACTCAGATCCCCACCGTGCTGCTGAAACGGCGTCAGTTGTCTCCGTCACTTCACCTGAGGCAGCACAGCAGACACATACTCTGGAAGACATCCCCGGCCGTTGTGCCTACTTTATGGGACCCACGTCGGAACAGGATGGCTTCCTGCTGGACGCATTTCGTtacggcatcctcggcgaaAAGTACAACCTGGACGCCAATATCGCCCAAGTCCATCCGGGGAGCGCTTTGCGCGATGATCAACCTGTGCACTTTCTTTTCCTAGAGATTGAGCATCCGGACCACGTCAATCGAGCAAGACAGGATGCCTCGGACTCCATCGAGGCTAAAGTTTGGCCTTACGGTGAGAACTTAATCCGGCTATACTTTCGACATGTCCACCCTATCTTCCCCATTGTATCCAAGGTGCGTTTCTTGCGCAGATATCAAGCCGACAAGAAGAGCATCCCCGCCTGCTTGCGAGGTGCTATCTACGCACTGGCATCAGTTTTTTGGAGCTACGATGGTGCCCTGCGGGGGACGCCCGCCTCCTTTCAGCAGTATGAGCTCGTCGATTATGCTCATCAGGCTTTGAGACGAGAGATTGAGAACCCCAATCTCTTCGTCCTTCAAGCGTGCCTCTTGCTCATCCACGTCACACCCCCGACCATTGACAGCATGGAGGCTCCAACAACCTGGACGTTTGCCGCCCAGGCAACGGCCTGCGCTCAGATGATTGGCCTTCACCTCGAACCGAGTCAATGGAACATCAACGCGACGGAGAAGCATCTGCGCCGGAAGCTCTGGTGGGCCACATTTTACTCTGATTGCTGGTCTTCCATCTGCTTCGGCAACCCCCCTCACATTGCCTGCACATCGTACAACACGGCACCGCTCACCATGGAGGACGTGAGATGTGACGAAGACGTCCCTGAAGACCTCCAGtacctcgtcgagcagccggACGCGAGCTTCGAGGTTTCCGCTGGCGCCCGATTCATGCAAATGATTCACATTGCTCGGCTGCTTCGTACAGTGCTTGACAGCAGTTT CCAAGTGAACACGAGTGCGAGGACGATCAACGATACATTGGACGCGCAGAGCGAACTCATCACGGTGCAGGCGAAATTACGTGATTGGACAAGCCTCATACCATCCTGCCTTGTCGTGCAAAAGGATGAGAGGGTGCGATCCCACGTCACGTCCTACAACT GCCCTCTTCATCTGTCTTTTTATGCTGCTCAAGTTTTGCTTTATCGTGCCTTGATGCATCCTCCAACGAGGCAAGCCAAGACGACACCCGGCTCGAATCTTCGCAGATGGTTCCCCGAAGCGCTTCTTGCTTTTGAAGCGTTTGTGGAATTTCTGTCATGCGTTAACAAGGCCGACTTGTTTGGATTTTGGGGTCGTC ATGCTCGGTCTCAGCTTATTCTATGCGGGAACTTCCTTGTGTTCCTCTTTATGCTGGCATCGGAACGCCGTGACATAGAGCGCGCATACCGTCTACTGGAGAGCTTTCACGGGACAATGCATGCTCTGTGGGACGTGGACCACGTACAAATCAACACACTGCTTCGGGCAGCGACAATCCGAATAGATTCATTTTTCGCGCAAGCGGCAGAGATAATGCGCAGCGGAGGCGATGGGAACATATCGGCCGCGCAGCCAAATCATTAG
- a CDS encoding uncharacterized protein (TransMembrane:1 (o501-518i)~COG:B~EggNog:ENOG503NYBU) encodes MSMVIDQPAHTPSYRDPSALIHQNLVYHSSPSTVNSDPHRAAETASVVSVTSPEAAQQTHTLEDIPGRCAYFMGPTSEQDGFLLDAFRYGILGEKYNLDANIAQVHPGSALRDDQPVHFLFLEIEHPDHVNRARQDASDSIEAKVWPYGENLIRLYFRHVHPIFPIVSKVRFLRRYQADKKSIPACLRGAIYALASVFWSYDGALRGTPASFQQYELVDYAHQALRREIENPNLFVLQACLLLIHVTPPTIDSMEAPTTWTFAAQATACAQMIGLHLEPSQWNINATEKHLRRKLWWATFYSDCWSSICFGNPPHIACTSYNTAPLTMEDVRCDEDVPEDLQYLVEQPDASFEVSAGARFMQMIHIARLLRTVLDSSFQVNTSARTINDTLDAQSELITVQAKLRDWTSLIPSCLVVQKDERVRSHVTSYNCPLHLSFYAAQVLLYRALMHPPTRQAKTTPGSNLRRWFPEALLAFEAFVEFLSCVNKADLFGFWGRHARSQLILCGNFLVFLFMLASERRDIERAYRLLESFHGTMHALWDVDHVQINTLLRAATIRIDSFFAQAAEIMRSGGDGNISAAQPNH; translated from the exons ATGAGCATGGTGATAGACCAGCCCGCTCATACACCATCGTACCGGGATCCTTCTGCTTTAATCCACCAGAACCTGGTTTACCACTCAAGCCCGTCGACAGTGAACTCAGATCCCCACCGTGCTGCTGAAACGGCGTCAGTTGTCTCCGTCACTTCACCTGAGGCAGCACAGCAGACACATACTCTGGAAGACATCCCCGGCCGTTGTGCCTACTTTATGGGACCCACGTCGGAACAGGATGGCTTCCTGCTGGACGCATTTCGTtacggcatcctcggcgaaAAGTACAACCTGGACGCCAATATCGCCCAAGTCCATCCGGGGAGCGCTTTGCGCGATGATCAACCTGTGCACTTTCTTTTCCTAGAGATTGAGCATCCGGACCACGTCAATCGAGCAAGACAGGATGCCTCGGACTCCATCGAGGCTAAAGTTTGGCCTTACGGTGAGAACTTAATCCGGCTATACTTTCGACATGTCCACCCTATCTTCCCCATTGTATCCAAGGTGCGTTTCTTGCGCAGATATCAAGCCGACAAGAAGAGCATCCCCGCCTGCTTGCGAGGTGCTATCTACGCACTGGCATCAGTTTTTTGGAGCTACGATGGTGCCCTGCGGGGGACGCCCGCCTCCTTTCAGCAGTATGAGCTCGTCGATTATGCTCATCAGGCTTTGAGACGAGAGATTGAGAACCCCAATCTCTTCGTCCTTCAAGCGTGCCTCTTGCTCATCCACGTCACACCCCCGACCATTGACAGCATGGAGGCTCCAACAACCTGGACGTTTGCCGCCCAGGCAACGGCCTGCGCTCAGATGATTGGCCTTCACCTCGAACCGAGTCAATGGAACATCAACGCGACGGAGAAGCATCTGCGCCGGAAGCTCTGGTGGGCCACATTTTACTCTGATTGCTGGTCTTCCATCTGCTTCGGCAACCCCCCTCACATTGCCTGCACATCGTACAACACGGCACCGCTCACCATGGAGGACGTGAGATGTGACGAAGACGTCCCTGAAGACCTCCAGtacctcgtcgagcagccggACGCGAGCTTCGAGGTTTCCGCTGGCGCCCGATTCATGCAAATGATTCACATTGCTCGGCTGCTTCGTACAGTGCTTGACAGCAGTTT CCAAGTGAACACGAGTGCGAGGACGATCAACGATACATTGGACGCGCAGAGCGAACTCATCACGGTGCAGGCGAAATTACGTGATTGGACAAGCCTCATACCATCCTGCCTTGTCGTGCAAAAGGATGAGAGGGTGCGATCCCACGTCACGTCCTACAACT GCCCTCTTCATCTGTCTTTTTATGCTGCTCAAGTTTTGCTTTATCGTGCCTTGATGCATCCTCCAACGAGGCAAGCCAAGACGACACCCGGCTCGAATCTTCGCAGATGGTTCCCCGAAGCGCTTCTTGCTTTTGAAGCGTTTGTGGAATTTCTGTCATGCGTTAACAAGGCCGACTTGTTTGGATTTTGGGGTCGTC ATGCTCGGTCTCAGCTTATTCTATGCGGGAACTTCCTTGTGTTCCTCTTTATGCTGGCATCGGAACGCCGTGACATAGAGCGCGCATACCGTCTACTGGAGAGCTTTCACGGGACAATGCATGCTCTGTGGGACGTGGACCACGTACAAATCAACACACTGCTTCGGGCAGCGACAATCCGAATAGATTCATTTTTCGCGCAAGCGGCAGAGATAATGCGCAGCGGAGGCGATGGGAACATATCGGCCGCGCAGCCAAATCATTAG
- a CDS encoding uncharacterized protein (EggNog:ENOG503P9BX) — protein MGSSQSSSSSSSTSSDANNNNNNNDAAGAAKKKSLYQRAQEKKRGPGTSGLSDEDLQKYTGKTRAEFDAWKETTPGVGKNQLAGKLAVGPASGLGGAATAGGLGGWGPDAEPNDKDRGMKFPPQPLPQKKSTVDEE, from the coding sequence ATGGGATCATCgcagtcctcctcctcctcctcctccacctccagcgacgccaacaacaacaacaacaacaacgacgccgccggcgccgccaagaagaagtcgcTCTACCAGCGCGCgcaggagaagaagcgcggcCCCGGCACGAGCGGcctcagcgacgaggacctgcaAAAGTACACGGGCAAGACGCGGGCCGAGTTCGACGCGTGGAAGGAGACGACGCCCGGCGTAGGCAAGAACCAGCTCGCCGgcaagctcgccgtcggcccggccagcgggctcgggggcgcggcgacggcgggcggcctgggcgggtgggggcccgacgccgagcccaaCGATAAGGACCGCGGCATGAAGTttccgccgcagccgctgccgcagaaGAAGTCGACGGTTGACGAGGAGTGA
- a CDS encoding Aspergillopepsin I (COG:G~EggNog:ENOG503NUDE~MEROPS:MER0001437~SECRETED:SignalP(1-20~SECRETED:cutsite=VSA-FT~SECRETED:prob=0.7852)), whose protein sequence is MGPHNLLVVVLLGLLSLVSAFTGDVEKRSFKVSQVRNANFVGRNGPKELAKAYRKYRVPVPDNLAKAAAFQEARLKKRSLELQKRRVEYLAPTSKASPFRPVRGSSAARRSVAGLVGWGSSTFGRVSVPVANEGDRTVWSRQQKQRNQTGQVVAAPERNDVEYLSKVRIGGQEVTLDFDSGSSDLWVKSVNPSDTDPNSRASFDPRKSKTFKIQQGQNFTISYGDGSGARGLVGTDVVEIGGVKVENQAVELATEITQQFVDDVNTDGLLGLAFSQLNAVKPQKQKTFFDNVASSLEAPVIFVDLKKGQNGSYTFGKIDNSVVDGQMTYVPCNTTKGFWAVKSDSFSVGNGPRQNAAPGTHAVVDTGTTITLSAPEVAEAYYKQVRGAQFNQQQGGFTFPCNSTLPELHLDINGLYNATVKGENMNLGDVGDGTCFGGIQAIPQGSGLAATSIYGDNFFKSNAVVFDLGNNTVGFAPKRQ, encoded by the exons atgGGGCCGCACAATCTCTTGGTCGTTGTCCTCTTGGGCTTATTATCTCTTGTCTCGGCATTCACCGGGGATGTTGAGAAGCGGTCTTTCAAAGTTTCACAAGTGCGCAATGCCAATTTCGTCGGCCGCAACGGACCAAAGGAGCTTGCCAAAGCGTATCGGAAGTATCGGGTGCCCGTTCCAGACAATCTCGCCAAAGCCGCTGCGTTTCAGGAGGCAAGACTGAAGAAAAGAAGTCTCGAGCTGCAAAAGAGAAGAGTCGAATACCTAGCACCGACAAGCAAAGCCTCCCCGTTTCGGCCGgtccgcggcagcagcgctgcTCGCCGAAGTGTAGCTGGACTTGTTGGCTGGGGTAGCAGCACATTTGGGCGCGTATCTGTACCCGTGGCCAACGAAGGCGACCGCACCGTGTGGTCTCGCCAGCAGAAACAGCGCAACCAGACGGGTCAAGTCGTGGCGGCTCCGGAGAGGAATGACGTTGAATACTTGTCCAAGGTGCGGATCGGCGGCCAGGAGGTGACTCTCGACTTTGACTCGGGCTCCTCTGATCTCTGGGTCAAAAGCGTCAACCCGAGCGACACGGATCCCAACAGCCGCGCATCGTTCGACCCCAGAAAGAGCAAGACGTTCAAGATTCAACAAGGGCAAAACTTTACCATAAGCTACGGAGACGGGTCGGGCGCTCGGGGACTTGTCGGGAccgatgtcgtcgagatAGGCGGCGTCAAGGTAGAGAACCAAGCGGTCGAGCTCGCGACGGAGATTACGCAACAGTTTGTAGACGATGTCAACACCGATGggctcctcgggctcgccTTTTCTCAACTCAACGCGGTAAAGCCACAAAAGCAAAAGACCTTTTTTGACAACGTTGCATCCAGCCTCGAAGCGCCGGTCATCTTCGTTGACCTCAAGAAGGGGCAAAATGGATCTTACACGTTTGGAAAAATTGACAATTCTGTGGTGGATGGCCAAATGACCTATGTGCCCTGCAACACTACAAAGGGGTTTTGGGCTGTGAAAAGCGACTCCTTTTCCGTGGGCAACGGGCCGCGACAAAACGCGGCGCCCGGGAcacacgccgtcgtcgacacaGGAACGACCATCACCCTCTCAGCccccgaggtcgccgaggctTATTACAAGCAGGTCCGAGGTGCCCAGTTcaaccagcagcagggagGATTCACCTTTCCGTGCAATTCCACGCTTCCCGAGCTCCATTTGGACATTAACGGCTTGTACAATGCGACGGTGAAGGGGGAGAATATGAACCTTGGAGACGTGGGAGACGGAA CCTGCTTTGGTGGGATTCAGGCCATTCCCCAAGGGAGTGGGCTTGCGGCTACGTCCATCTACGGAGATAACTTCTTCAAGAGCAACGCTGTGGTGTTTGATCTGGGGAACAACACGGTGGGGTTTGCGCCAAAGAGACAGTAG
- a CDS encoding Aspergillopepsin I (EggNog:ENOG503NUDE~MEROPS:MER0001437~COG:O~SECRETED:SignalP(1-20~SECRETED:cutsite=VSA-FT~SECRETED:prob=0.7852)), whose translation MGPHNLLVVVLLGLLSLVSAFTGDVEKRSFKVSQVRNANFVGRNGPKELAKAYRKYRVPVPDNLAKAAAFQEARLKKRSLELQKRRVEYLAPTSKASPFRPVRGSSAARRSVAGLVGWGSSTFGRVSVPVANEGDRTVWSRQQKQRNQTGQVVAAPERNDVEYLSKVRIGGQEVTLDFDSGSSDLWVKSVNPSDTDPNSRASFDPRKSKTFKIQQGQNFTISYGDGSGARGLVGTDVVEIGGVKVENQAVELATEITQQFVDDVNTDGLLGLAFSQLNAVKPQKQKTFFDNVASSLEAPVIFVDLKKGQNGSYTFGKIDNSVVDGQMTYVPCNTTKGFWAVKSDSFSVGNGPRQNAAPGTHAVVDTGTTITLSAPEVAEAYYKQVRGAQFNQQQGGFTFPCNSTLPELHLDINGLYNATVKGENMNLGDVGDGSKSPAGLKSGLLI comes from the coding sequence atgGGGCCGCACAATCTCTTGGTCGTTGTCCTCTTGGGCTTATTATCTCTTGTCTCGGCATTCACCGGGGATGTTGAGAAGCGGTCTTTCAAAGTTTCACAAGTGCGCAATGCCAATTTCGTCGGCCGCAACGGACCAAAGGAGCTTGCCAAAGCGTATCGGAAGTATCGGGTGCCCGTTCCAGACAATCTCGCCAAAGCCGCTGCGTTTCAGGAGGCAAGACTGAAGAAAAGAAGTCTCGAGCTGCAAAAGAGAAGAGTCGAATACCTAGCACCGACAAGCAAAGCCTCCCCGTTTCGGCCGgtccgcggcagcagcgctgcTCGCCGAAGTGTAGCTGGACTTGTTGGCTGGGGTAGCAGCACATTTGGGCGCGTATCTGTACCCGTGGCCAACGAAGGCGACCGCACCGTGTGGTCTCGCCAGCAGAAACAGCGCAACCAGACGGGTCAAGTCGTGGCGGCTCCGGAGAGGAATGACGTTGAATACTTGTCCAAGGTGCGGATCGGCGGCCAGGAGGTGACTCTCGACTTTGACTCGGGCTCCTCTGATCTCTGGGTCAAAAGCGTCAACCCGAGCGACACGGATCCCAACAGCCGCGCATCGTTCGACCCCAGAAAGAGCAAGACGTTCAAGATTCAACAAGGGCAAAACTTTACCATAAGCTACGGAGACGGGTCGGGCGCTCGGGGACTTGTCGGGAccgatgtcgtcgagatAGGCGGCGTCAAGGTAGAGAACCAAGCGGTCGAGCTCGCGACGGAGATTACGCAACAGTTTGTAGACGATGTCAACACCGATGggctcctcgggctcgccTTTTCTCAACTCAACGCGGTAAAGCCACAAAAGCAAAAGACCTTTTTTGACAACGTTGCATCCAGCCTCGAAGCGCCGGTCATCTTCGTTGACCTCAAGAAGGGGCAAAATGGATCTTACACGTTTGGAAAAATTGACAATTCTGTGGTGGATGGCCAAATGACCTATGTGCCCTGCAACACTACAAAGGGGTTTTGGGCTGTGAAAAGCGACTCCTTTTCCGTGGGCAACGGGCCGCGACAAAACGCGGCGCCCGGGAcacacgccgtcgtcgacacaGGAACGACCATCACCCTCTCAGCccccgaggtcgccgaggctTATTACAAGCAGGTCCGAGGTGCCCAGTTcaaccagcagcagggagGATTCACCTTTCCGTGCAATTCCACGCTTCCCGAGCTCCATTTGGACATTAACGGCTTGTACAATGCGACGGTGAAGGGGGAGAATATGAACCTTGGAGACGTGGGAGACGGAAGTAAGTCCCCAGCCGGATTAAAGAGCGGGCTGCTGATTTGA